The Plasmodium cynomolgi strain B DNA, chromosome 13, whole genome shotgun sequence DNA segment TTGAAGAGCTGAACAAATTGTGTGGAGAGGTAgacgagaagaaaaaaacgtccATTTGGATTACTATGAAAAAAGGTAAGTACAGACAAGGGAGTTTTATTGGGAGTTGCCttgcttcttctccatttGCGCCAACTGTATGTCATCCGAATGGGGAGAGACCCCTTCGGCAAGCGGCGCCAACcatgtgtacgtacatgtgCTTACCAAcattgcacacatgtgttggtgtgaaaaaaaacacacatagAAAATGATGCACTGCGTGAATGCACTGCCAATAACCCACATGACGACGCCgccccttccctttttgcctcACCGCGTGAACCACCCGCAACTCAGTCAAACGAAGCATCGTGAAGAACGTCATCCCCAAGAAGGAAAACTCAgacaagaaaaacaaaaggaccAATAAAGATGATAACAAGGGCAACAAAAAATACGTCTGCTTGGTCAGGGCCAccgatgggaaaaaaaaaaaaatttcaacacACGTATACGATAATgtgattaatttttcccaAGAATTGAGCACCATCATGCGCAGTTAGCATTCGGGTATTTCCTCAAATTGGAAGACGTGTCGCATCACCGTGGCGGCGAGTCCGCTGTGGTGCCAGCAAACACTCCAAATGTACCCCCTTCATGCCCTCTCAAGGACAgaccaaaaaaggaggacatattattttttaaccacTTCACATGttcgaaatgaaaaaggaaagaagtaACATCTAGCATTTGTAAATTAGCAGATTGAACAGTGGAAGCTACTGTGGTGAGCgcgccacaaaaaaaagaaaaagtacacaCACTCAGTGGCAGCTGTAACTGTAGGCGCAGCTGTAATGTACGCGCAACCGCAACCGCAGTGGGGCTCGCTAGCCGAGTTGCGAAGGGGAAAACTCGCGCTGGCTCACCGCCCCGTGCGCAATGCATAGTGACTCCTCTTTTCCCGCTAACGCTTTAACCGACCAAGAGGGTCATAACATAAACGAGTATTCGTCAATTCGCCAATTCGCCAATTTGCTAATTAACCAATTCGCACAGGTGTGAGGATCGCCTTGCTCCTGTCCAGGAAGACCACTCTTTTCTGGGTGAACATATCGCATCATCTCCCCTCTAGCGACCGCCCGGCGCGTCCTGCTCCTGGGCAACCAAATCGGTGAGCACTCGGAAGGCCTTCTTGGAAGTCTTCAAATAAGCATACAATTTATACgttagtatttttttcaccttttgcaTCTGAGCACCTGATAGATGGATGCTTTCCATGAAACTTAAAAACTGCAAAATATGATCGTCTTGATTTTCTAtagcatttttatataccTCCGGGAGGTAGAGGCATTCATACTTTTGACTCTCCCCTGTGTTGTATGTACCTTCTCCGGGGTGGGGTTCCTTCTCATCGGAGTCGTAATGGGAGTCATCCAAATGGCTGGTGTATTCGCATACCTCTTCGTGGTTCCCCCCACCCGAGGCTCTGTCTCCACCTTCTGACGAGCAATTCGGGCTGGGAAATTCGGTTAGAAAAAACTTGGATGGACTCAGCAAATAGTAGACATAGTCAGTGAAGGAACTGGAAAGGTTGGACGTTTCGAATAGCTTTCCACACGGTCCATCGTTCGCAGTACTCCCACCGCTATCAGCGGCACCGTTAGTAGTTAAACTTATGTCGGCTGCACCGTTTGTAGTTAAACCTATGTCTGTTGCACTGTTAGTGGTTAAACCTATGCCGGCTGCACCGTTTGCAGTTAAACCTATGTCGGCTGCACCGCTAGACGCGGCGCTCTTCCCACTTTTGTCGGCGCGCCGGGAGAGGGTGCCGCTGGAGGACTTGagcgaaaggggaaagcTTGCCCCCCCGGATAAGCTCGCCGTGTGGGTCAACGCCGTGTGGGCTAAGCTCGCCGAGTGGGTCAACGCCGTGTGGGACGCGCCCACCGAGTGGAACAAGCTCGTCTTGCACTTCAGGGGAAAGGCAAAGAGGTCACACTTTTTACTCCCAAAAGAAATTCTACTCTTTCGAAGACACTCACTCTGGTTCGCATTTAAAACGTTGTACGGAGCAAGCTGGATATTTCTCGTGTctccaaaaataataatatttgtcTCAGTGTAAGCATATACATTCGTATCGATAACATTCTCTATTTTGAGACTCCTTGTGACTAAGTGGACATCCAAATtttgggaataaaaaaaagaaaaaataatttaaatggccaataaaattatataacaATTTACACACAAATGGATCTTCAAATATTctacatttgaaaaaataaaaatattacactCTTTGcagttatttatatttactatatttttGTCACTCGTTATGTATATTGTTTTTCcctgtatatttttaatctcATAGatatcattatttatattttctatgcCGTAATGAGATCCATTTGTTTGGATACTACCACATGGGTGTGTGGTGGAAGATAGGCTGTTCCCACTGTGTGATGTGTCTTTCACCATTTCGTCACTTTCACAATCGGTCATATACAAATTGGTTAATAACCAAGTTAGGATTTCCTTcgttttgtacaaaatttttggcTCATTTTTCTGTAGGTACCTCTCGTATACATTCGTGTGGTCATTCGTATCTATTATAAAATCGAGAAGAAAGAGATGTTGGCTTCTAAAGTAGAGAGGAGTGTCTGTAAGGGTGCTACTATTGACGATATCCGTTGCGcataaaaatgcaataaGGTAGgtcttcaaaaaatggttGTAATTATTCCCagagaaatggaaaaaatcgGACAGGTTCGACTTGGACACACAGTTACTTGGACTGCTACTAGCATTCACGCTGCTACTTCCGACACcgtttcctcctcctcctcccgaGGAGGAACTGGACAAAGATCTTGGAGAATTTCCAAAGTGAGGCCAACTATCTTCACTCAAATTTTTGTCGTACTTCCTCTTCCCATTATCTATcttcaaaaattgcaatattataaaaaaaatgactagCTCTATGCACACCTGTTCGTCTAGCCAATTTTCATTCCACGCGCCGTGCGGAgtgtcccccttttcgcCGCTCTCCTCCCCTCCGCAGTCCCTCTGTGGTGTAGTAGAACCTTTCATGGGGGGGGCTACGTCACCCACACCGCTATCCATATTGATGCCCATTTTGCTAACCTGACTCCCACCATTGGTGTGACTCGAATTGGGAGAAATCGCCTCCTCACTCTTCGGATGCCACTCTCCCTCCTCACTCTTCGGATGCCGCTCCCCCTCCTCACTCTTCGGATGCCGCTCTCCCTCCTCACCCTTCGTATGCCGCTCTCCCTCCTCACTCTTCGGATGCCGCTCACCCCCCTCACTCTTCGGATGCCGCTCACCCCCCTTCTTGTGCAGTTCCTCCAACGCCGCGTTAAATATGGTCTTCTGCCCTTTGAcgttgtttttcttcctcacaCTCTGCAAAGTTATACTCAAAAGGATCCACAAAGATTTGCAAACATTATGACTAAAATTGGCAGAGCAAATATGGTCTTGTCCTTTTATGATTTCATTATAACTTAGCCAGCTATCCAAAGTGACATACATTTGATCATCGTGGTGGACAGTCCCTCCGTCCTTCCTTCCCTCTTTggagtttttaaaatgctcatacaaatttttcaaataaattagTAAAGCGCTTTCCTCAATCTTGTTCgtagtatatataattgcATGGTCGAAGATTTCTTTTCTTAAGaataaagaatttatttCCTTGTCTGTTTTGGTCTTCGTGTCGCTTTtgtttatttccattttgtcgcTATCACCCGGGCTGGCTACTTCCTCCCCTCCTCATTTATCTGCCTATTTATGTGACTACTTCGCTGGCTATTTATGTGACCACTTCGCTGCCTATTTCGCTGCCCATTTATGTGCCTCCTTATCTGCACAGTTATCACCCTTTATGTCCTTCTTTTTTGATCATCCCCTACTCCTTCCCCctcaagaagaaaaaattccccttCACTGATTAGGCCTTTTTTAACCCTCCCTCTCTAGGGTTGGGCGGGGATCTCCTGTAGCGGAAAATCTGCGAACACACACAAGTGCACAAATTGGGcctttattttctccttcctgtcgtttcttttccttttttcatttaatttcccaattgtgcaaaaaataCTCCACAGTAGTACACAAGTGCGGAGGTGTGAAGGTGCGGAGGTGCGAAGTGAGAAGGTGCACGACTGCTCGACTGCATGACTGCACTACTGCGCGACTGCACTACTGCGCGATGGCGGGAGTTCCCTTTCCTGCATGCAGATAGGCGCTCGGTCAGCAGTCCACACTTCGACATGCCGCTACGCCGTGTCAGCACGAATGAGTAGCCTCTACAGTTTGGGGGGATGGAGGCGCCAAAAGGGAGCTGCCAAATTAGTTATACTTGCATAGGTTTAGGGCAAATGTGTGTTTGCCCCTGCGAGTGGGAGAGTGCCCCACGTAGCCCGcgtcgaattttttttttccttttttttttctccccatctCCCACGTTTGAGAGTTGATCCCTGTGTGGCACACCGATATGAGGAGAACCAAATCTGCCCCAGACATAGGTGCATCCACGCTCGAACGCCTAAACGGTCGAATGCCTAAACGCGCGAATGCCTTTTAACGCTGTAGCCGCAACCCCTCCGATGTTCCCCCTAGGGAAAGAATTCTTTAGGTATGAAGAAGTGAAGTGGGAGGAGAGGCAACCGTCCaggcttctccattttgctagTCTATCATTTTGCCTTCTTTTCCACCTTACCGTGTCAGATCCTTCCCCGAACGAATGCACACACGTATCCGCCCCCATGCTGCCAATTTCTCTTCCCCGTTTGTACCCGTGAACACGCTGAAGATCTCCACAGCGAGAGGGACATCTCCCCATGGTCGGCCGCTTTCCCATCAGGTTCACAAACGGGGGTGTTATATCTTACCAAGCTGCACCCCCTGAGAGGTTGGTATATTCCCTGCAACCTGCTTCCTACCACTGGTGTAACTGCACACCGGGGGTGCTAGCCAAAAGGGCAGCAaaacaggggggggaaaaaaaggagacacaAATTTTACTTAAGTGGAAGTCACTCCCATGGCGATATTGACGGAGGAGCCAACGAGGAGGACTACTCCCCCTTTTGATCGAATCAGACAAATATGTAATTTAGGGAAGGTCAAAATTCACGAATGAGTTAGAGTGCACCGGGATAGCCAACAAAGGCAGTGGCGAGTGTGAGGCCAGCCCTCATGAAGAAGAGTGCACGTCCTGCGCTTGGGGAACCCTCTTTTATGGGTTAATCCTCCTGTGTGGCTTCTTCGCCAAAGGGGGTGTGTCCAACGTCCTCTGCATTGTCATCACGGAGAATgtaaaaagagagagagagagaatcACAGGGAAAAGACGCtgtgtgccatttttatcaatGGAGCAGCTCTCGCTGATTATTATCCGGTTAGTCATTAAGCTGAGCgagttttccaaaatgtatATCCTTTACAGGACAAATATACTCTGCTTTACCCTGTTGAGTGTGCCTATTCTGAAGGCAGTGAATCTGAATCTCCTCGTGGAGGATTTCCAAATGGATGTATCGATTGAGCAAAGACGTCACGTGAAGAAGGTATACCCTGGCTGAGTGTGTGTGTAGACCAGGGAGAAgacaaagaaggaaatttaGGTGGACTCAAAAATGACCATTTTGATGGAAGAAGAACCCCCTTTGACTGTTCTCAACATTTGCAGCCTTCACAGGGGGGAATGGATTATCCACGTGCAGTTAATCATTCTGCGAATGAAAGTAGTGCCGATAATAAGATACCCCCCCCACATGGTGAGACGTATCACTTTAGCGTGGAAATTAACTACGGAAGGGAGAGCCAATTGGGGAAATGGGCTAGGCAACTCCTGAGGGGAGAGCCAGCCAACCTGATTGCCCCCCCACAGAAGGGGAACCCC contains these protein-coding regions:
- a CDS encoding hypothetical protein (putative), with translation MEQLSLIIIRLVIKLSEFSKMYILYRTNILCFTLLSVPILKAVNLNLLVEDFQMDVSIEQRRHVKKVYPG
- a CDS encoding hypothetical protein (putative) → MEINKSDTKTKTDKEINSLFLRKEIFDHAIIYTTNKIEESALLIYLKNLYEHFKNSKEGRKDGGTVHHDDQMYVTLDSWLSYNEIIKGQDHICSANFSHNVCKSLWILLSITLQSVRKKNNVKGQKTIFNAALEELHKKGGERHPKSEGGERHPKSEEGERHTKGEEGERHPKSEEGERHPKSEEGEWHPKSEEAISPNSSHTNGGSQVSKMGINMDSGVGDVAPPMKGSTTPQRDCGGEESGEKGDTPHGAWNENWLDEQVCIELVIFFIILQFLKIDNGKRKYDKNLSEDSWPHFGNSPRSLSSSSSGGGGGNGVGSSSVNASSSPSNCVSKSNLSDFFHFSGNNYNHFLKTYLIAFLCATDIVNSSTLTDTPLYFRSQHLFLLDFIIDTNDHTNVYERYLQKNEPKILYKTKEILTWLLTNLYMTDCESDEMVKDTSHSGNSLSSTTHPCGSIQTNGSHYGIENINNDIYEIKNIQGKTIYITSDKNIVNINNCKECNIFIFSNVEYLKIHLSLKIENVIDTNVYAYTETNIIIFGDTRNIQLAPYNVLNANQSECLRKSRISFGSKKCDLFAFPLKCKTSLFHSVGASHTALTHSASLAHTALTHTASLSGGASFPLSLKSSSGTLSRRADKSGKSAASSGAADIGLTANGAAGIGLTTNSATDIGLTTNGAADISLTTNGAADSGGSTANDGPCGKLFETSNLSSSFTDYVYYLLSPSKFFLTEFPSPNCSSEGGDRASGGGNHEEVCEYTSHLDDSHYDSDEKEPHPGEGTYNTGESQKYECLYLPEVYKNAIENQDDHILQFLSFMESIHLSGAQMQKVKKILTYKLYAYLKTSKKAFRVLTDLVAQEQDAPGGR
- a CDS encoding signal recognition particle subunit SRP14 (putative); the protein is MVLLSNAAFIEELNKLCGEVDEKKKTSIWITMKKVKRSIVKNVIPKKENSDKKNKRTNKDDNKGNKKYVCLVRATDGKKKKISTHVYDNVINFSQELSTIMRS